A section of the Saccharopolyspora gregorii genome encodes:
- a CDS encoding ATP-dependent helicase → MSELLSPHRIAQGLGLHPPTPEQAAVIAAPAEPALVVAGAGAGKTETMAARVVWLVANRLVTPEHVLGLTFTRKAARQLADRVRARLRRLAGSGLLDEVDPSGALRTQVLAEEPTVLTYHAYAGRLVGEHGLRIPVEPGARLLTETASWQLAHRVVSTWTEDLDTEKVPSTVTSYLLSLAGELAEHLVRPEHLREHAERLSRLIEDAPRAKRQRAELPQELTKIIAAQRLRAALLPLLEAYQQQKRREAAMDFADQMSLAALLATEHPEVVAGERERYGAVLLDEYQDTGHAQRVLLRALFGGAAPGTDPLPVTAVGDPAQAIYGWRGASAANLPRFTTDFPRAEDGTPVPARRYGLLTSFRNPPEVLSLANAASEPLRAAGLEVDELRARDGAGAGDIRAVLVEDVRTERDWVADRIAEQWRAALDETGAPPTAAVLVRRRSDMAGLAGALRERGLPVEVVGLGGLLDEPEVRDLVSALRVLVEPLAGSAAMRLLTGSRWRLGAADVAALWDRARRLGAGAAEGGEEVADQLPGEHAEQAGLVDALDDPGAPEGYSAAGYERIRRLGKELAALRRRLDQPLPELVADVERTLLLDIESLARPVGAGRIHLDAFADVVTDFATASPSAPLSSLLDYLTAAERAEDGLEPGEVEVAEDRVQVLTAHAAKGLEWEVVAVPHLVQQVFPGRRHSGSWLTSVTQLPATMRGDAQDLPDLDLDRLGGMDRKEIADELKRHDGEFEDRRLTEERRLLYVALTRSERVLLLSGHWWQEGGKKPKGPSPFLTELADVLRGTGAGEIQRWADEPGEDAENPLADALLSMSWPADPLGERRSAVAAGADLVRAAMAAPEPAADRSVPAGAGRSVVAGRLGEEPIPEEPGFPEEPGFPEEPDFPEEPEFLDAPEPPDDLEPPDDLEPPDDLEPPDDPEPPPEPDFLDEPAPPEEPGTLAEPAAPDVPAEPELPGAARVSDDPGPAPLDDPEVDPDELSWARDVDVLLAERDAAARRREQVVLPGHLSVSRLVELAADPEALARRLRRPLPMPPNPMARRGTAFHAWLEHRFTSSALLDVDELPGAADETAPPREDLAGLQEAFLRGSWADRVPHRVEVPFETQVEGVVLRGRMDAVFADADGGWTVLDWKTGAVPADDQVPALAVQLAAYRIAWAELAGVPLERVRAAFHYVRHDTTLSPADLFDGDGLRELLTSVPDV, encoded by the coding sequence GTGTCGGAACTGCTCAGCCCGCACCGCATCGCCCAAGGGCTCGGGCTGCACCCGCCGACGCCCGAGCAGGCCGCGGTGATCGCCGCACCCGCGGAACCGGCGCTCGTCGTCGCGGGCGCGGGCGCGGGCAAGACCGAGACGATGGCCGCCCGCGTGGTGTGGCTGGTCGCGAACCGGCTCGTCACCCCGGAGCACGTGCTCGGCCTCACCTTCACCCGCAAGGCCGCCCGCCAGCTCGCCGACCGGGTGCGGGCGCGGCTGCGGCGGCTCGCCGGATCGGGCCTGCTCGACGAGGTGGACCCGAGCGGGGCGCTGCGCACCCAGGTCCTCGCCGAGGAACCGACCGTGCTGACCTACCACGCCTACGCGGGCAGGCTCGTCGGCGAGCACGGGCTGCGGATCCCGGTGGAGCCGGGCGCGCGGCTGCTCACCGAGACCGCGTCCTGGCAGCTCGCGCACCGGGTCGTGTCCACCTGGACCGAGGACCTGGACACCGAGAAGGTGCCGTCCACCGTCACGAGCTACCTGCTGTCGCTGGCCGGTGAGCTCGCCGAGCACCTGGTGCGCCCGGAACACCTGCGGGAGCACGCCGAACGGCTCAGCCGCCTCATCGAGGACGCGCCGCGGGCGAAGCGGCAGCGGGCCGAACTCCCGCAGGAGCTCACGAAGATCATCGCGGCGCAGCGGTTGCGGGCCGCGCTGCTGCCGCTGCTGGAGGCCTACCAGCAGCAGAAGCGGCGCGAAGCGGCGATGGACTTCGCCGACCAGATGTCGCTGGCCGCGCTGCTCGCCACCGAGCACCCCGAGGTGGTGGCGGGTGAGCGGGAGCGCTACGGCGCGGTGCTGCTCGACGAGTACCAGGACACCGGCCACGCCCAGCGCGTGCTGCTGCGCGCCCTGTTCGGCGGCGCCGCGCCCGGCACCGATCCGCTGCCGGTCACCGCGGTCGGCGACCCGGCTCAGGCCATCTACGGCTGGCGCGGTGCGAGCGCCGCGAACCTGCCCCGGTTCACCACCGACTTCCCGCGCGCCGAGGACGGCACCCCGGTGCCCGCCCGCCGCTACGGGCTGCTGACCAGCTTCCGGAACCCGCCGGAAGTGCTCAGCCTCGCCAACGCGGCCTCCGAGCCGCTGCGCGCCGCCGGGCTGGAGGTCGACGAGCTGCGCGCCCGCGACGGGGCCGGGGCGGGCGACATCCGCGCCGTGCTGGTCGAGGACGTGCGCACCGAACGGGACTGGGTGGCCGACCGGATCGCCGAGCAGTGGCGCGCGGCGCTCGACGAGACGGGCGCCCCGCCGACCGCGGCCGTGCTGGTGCGGCGGCGCTCCGACATGGCCGGGCTCGCCGGTGCGCTGCGCGAACGAGGGCTGCCGGTGGAGGTCGTGGGGCTCGGCGGGCTGCTCGACGAACCGGAGGTGCGGGACCTGGTGAGCGCGCTGCGCGTGCTCGTGGAACCGCTGGCCGGGTCGGCGGCGATGCGGTTGCTCACCGGTTCGCGCTGGCGCCTCGGCGCCGCCGACGTGGCCGCGCTGTGGGACCGGGCCCGGCGGCTCGGCGCGGGCGCGGCCGAGGGCGGCGAGGAGGTCGCCGACCAGCTGCCCGGCGAGCACGCCGAACAGGCCGGGCTGGTCGACGCGCTCGACGACCCCGGCGCGCCGGAGGGCTACTCGGCCGCCGGGTACGAGCGGATCCGGCGGCTCGGCAAGGAACTGGCCGCGCTGCGCCGCAGGCTGGACCAGCCGCTGCCGGAGCTCGTCGCCGACGTCGAACGCACTTTGCTGCTGGACATCGAGAGCCTCGCCCGTCCCGTCGGCGCCGGTCGCATCCACCTGGACGCGTTCGCCGACGTCGTCACCGACTTCGCCACCGCCAGCCCGTCCGCCCCGCTGTCCTCGCTGCTCGACTACCTCACCGCCGCCGAACGGGCCGAGGACGGGCTCGAACCCGGCGAGGTGGAGGTCGCCGAGGACCGGGTGCAGGTGCTCACCGCGCACGCCGCGAAGGGCCTGGAGTGGGAGGTGGTCGCGGTCCCGCACCTGGTGCAGCAGGTGTTCCCCGGCCGCAGGCACTCCGGCTCGTGGCTGACCTCCGTCACCCAGCTGCCCGCGACGATGCGGGGTGACGCGCAGGACCTGCCCGACCTGGACCTGGACCGGCTGGGCGGGATGGACCGCAAGGAGATCGCCGACGAGCTCAAGCGGCACGACGGCGAGTTCGAGGACCGGCGGCTCACCGAGGAGCGGCGGCTGCTGTACGTGGCGCTGACCCGCTCCGAACGCGTGCTGCTGCTGTCCGGGCACTGGTGGCAGGAAGGCGGCAAGAAGCCGAAGGGGCCGTCGCCGTTCCTCACCGAACTGGCCGACGTGCTGCGCGGCACCGGCGCGGGCGAGATCCAGCGGTGGGCGGACGAACCCGGCGAGGACGCGGAGAACCCGCTCGCCGACGCGCTGCTGTCGATGTCCTGGCCCGCGGATCCGCTGGGGGAGCGGCGCAGCGCGGTCGCGGCGGGGGCGGACCTGGTGCGGGCCGCGATGGCCGCGCCGGAGCCCGCGGCGGACCGGAGCGTCCCGGCCGGGGCGGGCCGGTCGGTGGTGGCGGGCCGGCTCGGCGAGGAGCCGATCCCCGAGGAGCCCGGCTTCCCGGAGGAGCCCGGCTTCCCCGAAGAACCGGACTTCCCCGAAGAGCCCGAGTTCCTCGACGCGCCTGAACCACCGGACGACCTGGAACCACCGGACGACCTGGAACCGCCGGACGACCTGGAACCGCCGGACGACCCCGAACCACCGCCGGAACCCGACTTCCTCGACGAGCCGGCGCCTCCCGAGGAGCCCGGAACCCTCGCCGAGCCCGCCGCACCGGACGTCCCGGCCGAGCCCGAACTCCCCGGAGCAGCAAGGGTTTCCGACGACCCCGGGCCGGCTCCCCTCGACGACCCCGAGGTCGATCCCGACGAGCTCAGCTGGGCCCGCGACGTCGACGTGCTGCTAGCCGAACGCGACGCCGCCGCCCGCCGCCGCGAGCAGGTCGTGCTGCCCGGGCACCTCTCGGTCAGCAGGCTCGTCGAGCTCGCCGCCGACCCGGAGGCGCTCGCGCGCCGGTTGCGCAGACCGCTGCCGATGCCGCCGAACCCGATGGCCCGCCGCGGCACCGCGTTCCACGCCTGGCTGGAGCACCGGTTCACCTCCAGCGCGCTGCTCGACGTGGACGAACTCCCCGGCGCCGCCGACGAGACCGCGCCGCCGCGCGAGGACCTCGCCGGGCTGCAGGAGGCGTTCCTGCGCGGTTCCTGGGCCGACCGGGTGCCGCACCGCGTGGAGGTGCCGTTCGAG
- a CDS encoding helix-turn-helix domain-containing protein — translation MADELAGKTIGERIQIIRERRGKSRPVVAGLVGRSPEWLKAVEKGRLHTPRWEKLVELASALGVRDVAELTGGAPLGGFTERCSHDAVPAVREAIEETALTVSAESCPAPAALRERVADAWALWHSSPTPRKSVGRVLPQIIRDGRTAVRMLDGAQRREAHVALSAAYALAEQLLAWVADSALLWLAADRCMTSAELADDPAALAGAAWVVGNVWRATGREDDAVRLVDEAAALLEPRLDSADDSLRALWGACRLHGAISAARTGREGDALRRLDQAEAMADRLPQRYAHPWTLFGRANAAVTSVSVQVDLHRSASAIDAAEQVDPDSVPSVDRRARLWLETARAYHQRKDRAATLHVLQRAVQAGEESMRCHPLARGIAGELVTSGGGMVRTEARRLAGRLGVTV, via the coding sequence GTGGCCGACGAACTCGCAGGGAAGACCATCGGCGAACGCATCCAGATCATCCGGGAGCGGCGCGGCAAATCCCGGCCGGTCGTGGCCGGTCTCGTCGGGCGATCACCGGAGTGGTTGAAGGCGGTGGAGAAGGGACGGCTGCACACACCCCGCTGGGAGAAGCTCGTCGAGCTGGCGAGCGCGCTGGGCGTGCGGGACGTCGCCGAGCTCACCGGCGGCGCGCCGCTGGGCGGCTTCACCGAGCGCTGCTCGCACGACGCCGTTCCCGCCGTGCGCGAGGCCATCGAGGAGACCGCGCTGACCGTGTCGGCGGAGTCCTGCCCGGCACCGGCCGCGTTGCGGGAGCGGGTCGCGGATGCCTGGGCGCTGTGGCATTCCTCGCCCACACCGCGGAAATCGGTCGGTCGGGTGCTGCCGCAGATCATCCGGGACGGCCGCACCGCGGTCCGGATGCTCGACGGCGCGCAGCGGCGCGAAGCGCACGTCGCGCTGTCCGCCGCGTACGCCCTCGCCGAGCAGCTGCTCGCGTGGGTGGCGGACTCGGCGCTGCTGTGGCTGGCGGCCGACCGGTGCATGACGTCGGCGGAACTGGCCGACGATCCGGCCGCGCTCGCCGGGGCCGCGTGGGTGGTGGGCAACGTGTGGCGAGCGACCGGTCGCGAGGACGACGCCGTGCGCCTCGTGGACGAAGCGGCCGCGCTGCTCGAACCGCGGCTGGATTCGGCGGACGACTCGCTTCGCGCGCTGTGGGGCGCCTGCCGGCTGCACGGCGCGATCAGCGCGGCCCGGACCGGTCGCGAAGGCGACGCGCTGCGCAGGCTCGACCAGGCCGAGGCGATGGCGGATCGGCTGCCGCAGCGGTACGCGCACCCGTGGACGCTGTTCGGCCGGGCCAATGCGGCGGTGACCTCGGTGTCCGTGCAGGTCGACCTGCACCGCTCGGCGAGCGCGATCGACGCCGCCGAGCAGGTCGACCCGGACTCGGTGCCCTCGGTGGACCGGCGCGCCCGGCTGTGGCTCGAAACGGCCCGCGCCTACCACCAGCGCAAGGACCGCGCCGCGACGCTGCACGTGCTCCAGCGGGCGGTGCAGGCGGGGGAGGAGTCGATGCGCTGCCACCCGCTGGCCCGCGGCATCGCCGGTGAGCTGGTCACCTCCGGCGGCGGGATGGTGCGCACCGAGGCCCGCCGGCTGGCGGGACGACTGGGAGTCACGGTCTGA
- a CDS encoding ATP-dependent helicase has translation MPASNSAPGRERETSRRSAPGEQHRRSAPVLVRRSGGERRLRWDEPARRVLDGDGGFVRVLGGPGTGKSSLVAEAAADRILRGGADPENVLVLTSGRAAATRMRAQITRRLTAGAGLRTAPEPLVRTVHSYAFAVLRLQAVRTGAPPPRMLNGPDQDALVRELLDGDVEGGARDWPESLRAALPVEGFAGELRDLLLRVAERGIGPAELIELGERHHRPEWVAAGRFGVQYEQVTLLRGGGHGGAELDAAELVAQALLAFDTDPELLAAERDRVRHLLVDDAQHLDPQQFALLRRLGGTAREFLLAGDPDQAVFSFRGADPGCLTGAAADRTEVLTTGYRMSPAVHAAVGRLIDGLPGAGPQRALRPPEGDGGSVQVRLLGTQAQEAAWVADQLRRAHLLDEVPWSDMAVIVRSTGQSLPVLRRALLAAGVPLVLPVDDVPLAHRTAVRPLLTLVHCAANPAALDPDAAEQLLTSPLGGADPLALRRLRRGLLRLQKATGGQRSSGELLVEVLHDRDRLAGLEDAAARPARQVAALLATAAEVSGKGVEEALWRVWKACDLERRWVAASERGGIAGAQADRDLDAVVALFDAAAQYADRKPGSDIAGFVEELRKQRITGSSLAATAPAGDAVSVLTAHASAGREWEVVAIPGVQEGTWPDLRLRGSLLHTGRLVDLLAGVDEQERVSATAPLLAEERRLLLVAAGRARRTLLVSAVRGEDEQPSRFLDELEGVSTDAEQRPLLRPERGLVLGELVAELRKVVCDGEAKPGRRERAATQLARLARAGVPGADPDSWYGLLESSTAQPLTGPGEAVRISPSTVDVLSKCPLRWMVQRHGGEDAAELASVTGTLVHALVEKAAEGADREQLRTALDEAWQHVDAGAPWFSRHERRRVEGMLDAFLGWLESSRAELTQLGVERDLDLEVPSREGGPRLRLRGRVDRLEADGDGRPVVVDVKTSKSAVSGDEAQEHPQLAVYQLAAALGAFAGESGDSDGDDERAEPGGARLLYVAKPSRQGGWTERAQDGLDEERLRVWLDVVQDAGAASVGPAYVAAENSDCPRCPARPSCPVHPEGRQVGQ, from the coding sequence ATGCCCGCCTCGAACAGCGCCCCCGGCCGGGAGCGCGAGACGTCCCGCCGCTCCGCGCCGGGAGAGCAGCACCGCCGCTCCGCGCCCGTCCTGGTGCGCCGTTCCGGCGGGGAGCGGCGGCTGCGCTGGGACGAGCCCGCCCGGCGCGTGCTGGACGGTGACGGCGGCTTCGTGCGGGTCCTCGGCGGGCCCGGCACCGGCAAGAGCTCGCTGGTGGCCGAGGCCGCCGCCGACCGCATCCTGCGCGGCGGCGCCGACCCGGAGAACGTGCTGGTGCTGACCTCCGGCCGTGCCGCCGCGACCCGGATGCGCGCGCAGATCACCCGGCGGCTCACCGCCGGAGCCGGGCTGCGCACCGCGCCGGAACCGCTGGTGCGCACCGTGCACTCGTACGCGTTCGCGGTGCTGCGGCTGCAGGCGGTGCGCACCGGGGCCCCACCGCCCCGGATGCTCAACGGACCCGACCAGGACGCGCTGGTGCGCGAACTGCTCGACGGGGACGTCGAAGGCGGCGCGCGGGACTGGCCGGAGTCGCTGCGCGCCGCGCTGCCGGTGGAGGGCTTCGCCGGGGAACTGCGCGACCTGCTGCTGCGGGTCGCCGAACGCGGCATCGGCCCCGCCGAGCTGATCGAACTGGGGGAGCGGCACCACCGCCCGGAGTGGGTGGCGGCCGGCCGGTTCGGCGTGCAGTACGAGCAGGTGACGCTGCTGCGCGGTGGCGGGCACGGCGGCGCCGAGCTGGACGCGGCCGAACTCGTGGCCCAAGCGCTGCTGGCCTTCGACACCGACCCGGAGCTGCTGGCGGCCGAGCGGGACCGGGTGCGCCACCTGCTCGTCGACGACGCCCAGCACCTCGACCCGCAGCAGTTCGCGCTGCTGCGCAGGCTCGGCGGCACCGCCCGCGAGTTCCTGCTGGCCGGGGACCCGGACCAGGCGGTGTTCTCCTTCCGCGGCGCCGACCCCGGCTGCCTCACCGGAGCCGCGGCGGACCGCACCGAGGTGCTCACCACCGGGTACCGGATGTCCCCCGCGGTGCACGCCGCCGTCGGCAGGCTGATCGACGGCCTGCCCGGTGCCGGACCGCAGCGCGCGCTGCGCCCGCCGGAGGGCGACGGCGGCTCGGTGCAGGTCCGGCTGCTCGGCACCCAGGCCCAGGAGGCCGCGTGGGTCGCCGACCAGCTGCGCCGCGCACACCTGCTGGACGAGGTGCCGTGGTCCGACATGGCGGTGATCGTGCGCTCCACCGGCCAGTCGTTGCCGGTGCTGCGCCGCGCGCTGCTCGCCGCCGGCGTGCCGCTGGTGCTGCCGGTGGACGACGTGCCGCTCGCGCACCGCACCGCGGTCCGGCCGCTGCTGACCCTGGTGCACTGCGCGGCGAACCCGGCGGCGCTGGACCCGGACGCCGCCGAGCAGCTGCTGACCTCCCCGCTGGGCGGGGCCGATCCGCTGGCGCTGCGCCGGTTGCGGCGCGGGCTGCTGCGGCTGCAGAAGGCCACCGGCGGCCAGCGCTCCAGCGGTGAGCTGCTGGTGGAGGTGCTGCACGACCGGGACCGGCTCGCCGGGCTGGAGGACGCCGCGGCCCGCCCGGCGCGGCAGGTCGCCGCGCTGCTGGCGACCGCCGCCGAAGTGTCCGGCAAGGGCGTGGAAGAGGCGCTGTGGCGGGTGTGGAAGGCCTGCGACCTGGAGCGGCGCTGGGTCGCCGCCTCGGAGCGCGGTGGCATCGCGGGCGCCCAGGCGGACCGGGACCTGGACGCGGTGGTGGCGCTGTTCGACGCCGCCGCCCAGTACGCCGACCGCAAACCCGGTTCCGACATCGCCGGGTTCGTGGAGGAGCTGCGCAAGCAGCGCATCACCGGCAGCAGCCTCGCCGCGACCGCCCCGGCCGGCGACGCGGTGTCGGTGCTGACCGCGCACGCGTCGGCGGGCCGCGAGTGGGAGGTGGTGGCGATCCCCGGCGTGCAGGAGGGAACCTGGCCGGACCTGCGGCTGCGCGGGTCCTTGCTGCACACCGGCCGGCTGGTGGACCTGCTGGCCGGGGTCGACGAGCAGGAGCGGGTGTCGGCGACCGCGCCGCTGCTGGCCGAGGAGCGGCGGCTGCTGCTGGTCGCGGCGGGCCGCGCGCGGCGGACGCTGCTGGTGAGCGCGGTGCGCGGCGAGGACGAGCAGCCGTCCCGGTTCCTCGACGAGCTGGAGGGCGTCAGCACCGACGCCGAGCAGCGCCCGCTGCTGCGCCCGGAACGCGGGCTGGTGCTGGGCGAACTCGTCGCCGAGCTGCGCAAGGTGGTGTGCGACGGCGAGGCCAAGCCGGGCCGCCGGGAGCGCGCGGCGACCCAGCTCGCCCGCCTCGCCCGCGCCGGAGTTCCCGGCGCCGACCCGGATTCCTGGTACGGCCTGCTGGAGAGCTCCACCGCGCAGCCGCTGACCGGGCCGGGCGAAGCGGTCCGCATCTCACCGTCCACAGTGGACGTACTGAGCAAGTGCCCGCTGCGCTGGATGGTGCAGCGCCACGGCGGGGAGGACGCCGCCGAACTCGCCTCCGTCACCGGGACCCTGGTGCACGCGCTGGTGGAGAAGGCCGCCGAAGGCGCCGACCGCGAACAGCTCCGCACCGCCCTCGACGAGGCGTGGCAGCACGTCGACGCCGGGGCGCCCTGGTTCTCCCGGCACGAGCGGCGCCGGGTGGAGGGCATGCTCGACGCGTTCCTCGGCTGGCTGGAGAGCTCCCGCGCCGAACTCACCCAGCTCGGCGTGGAGCGGGACCTGGACCTGGAGGTGCCGAGCCGCGAAGGCGGCCCGCGGCTGCGGCTGCGCGGCCGGGTCGACCGGCTCGAAGCCGACGGCGACGGCAGGCCCGTCGTCGTGGACGTGAAGACCAGCAAGTCCGCGGTCAGCGGCGATGAAGCGCAGGAGCACCCGCAGCTCGCCGTGTACCAGCTGGCCGCCGCGCTCGGCGCCTTCGCCGGGGAGTCCGGGGACTCCGACGGGGACGACGAGCGCGCTGAACCCGGCGGCGCCCGGCTGCTCTACGTCGCCAAGCCGTCCCGGCAAGGCGGGTGGACCGAACGCGCGCAGGACGGGCTCGACGAGGAACGGCTGCGGGTGTGGCTGGACGTCGTGCAGGACGCGGGCGCCGCCAGCGTCGGTCCCGCCTACGTCGCCGCCGAGAACTCCGACTGCCCGCGCTGCCCGGCCCGCCCGTCCTGCCCCGTCCACCCGGAAGGCCGCCAGGTCGGGCAGTGA
- a CDS encoding chitinase yields MGKLRKNVLTLAGTGVAVACAATLSAAPALSANQDVAPKAESPVAASPYLYNGWGNPPSPGEVQQASGVKDFTLAFINADGTCNPAWDGTRPLDGQDKATIDEIRAGGGDVVPSIGGWSGNKLGEVCTDAQSLAGAYQKLIDAYDLKAIDVDIESTEVENPASRDRVIEALKITKEANPGIKTVVTFGTTTTGPNENGMAMLAKAAEIGADIDVWTQMPFDFNGTDMAQDTITTTEALKEQVATTFGYDEAAAYAHVGISSMNGDTDQEAEHVDVAAFQKMADYAKEKGLGRFTFWSVNRDRPCDGGGDASSCSGAEQQPWEYSSIVAGFAG; encoded by the coding sequence GTGGGCAAGCTCCGCAAGAACGTGCTCACCCTGGCCGGTACCGGTGTCGCCGTCGCCTGCGCGGCCACCCTGTCCGCCGCGCCCGCGCTCAGCGCGAACCAGGACGTCGCGCCGAAGGCCGAGAGCCCCGTCGCGGCCTCGCCCTACCTCTACAACGGCTGGGGCAACCCGCCGTCGCCGGGCGAGGTGCAGCAGGCCAGCGGGGTCAAGGACTTCACGCTCGCCTTCATCAACGCCGACGGCACCTGCAACCCGGCCTGGGACGGCACCCGGCCGCTGGACGGCCAGGACAAGGCCACCATCGACGAGATCCGCGCCGGCGGCGGCGACGTCGTCCCCTCGATCGGCGGCTGGAGCGGCAACAAGCTCGGCGAGGTCTGCACCGACGCGCAGTCCCTGGCCGGCGCCTACCAGAAGCTGATCGACGCCTACGACCTCAAGGCCATCGACGTCGACATCGAGAGCACCGAGGTCGAGAACCCCGCCTCCCGGGACCGCGTGATCGAGGCCCTGAAGATCACGAAGGAGGCGAACCCGGGCATCAAGACCGTCGTCACCTTCGGCACCACCACCACCGGGCCGAACGAGAACGGCATGGCGATGCTGGCGAAGGCCGCCGAGATCGGCGCGGACATCGACGTGTGGACGCAGATGCCGTTCGACTTCAACGGCACCGACATGGCGCAGGACACCATCACCACCACCGAGGCGCTCAAGGAGCAGGTGGCGACGACCTTCGGCTACGACGAGGCCGCGGCCTACGCGCACGTCGGCATCTCCTCGATGAACGGCGACACCGACCAGGAAGCCGAGCACGTCGACGTGGCCGCCTTCCAGAAGATGGCGGACTACGCCAAGGAGAAGGGCCTCGGCCGCTTCACCTTCTGGTCGGTCAACCGCGACCGGCCGTGCGACGGCGGTGGCGACGCCAGCAGCTGCAGCGGCGCCGAGCAGCAGCCGTGGGAGTACTCGTCCATCGTGGCGGGCTTCGCCGGCTGA